The proteins below are encoded in one region of Streptomyces cyanogenus:
- a CDS encoding SMI1/KNR4 family protein: MTSDVGAPRGTWNGASVRSRVAAMAREDPEHRRFGASHHRYRLHPPLAEEAIRSFEQVHRVTLPASYRGFLGSVAGGGAGPDYGLLGLTEAVDDEEALHDLRAECLRVGFLATPFPHTTDWPGPGRGGDADYSVAGTLVLGEIGCGTFSRLVITGTNAGQVWLDDRPWGGLTPGPDFGDWYTAWLASQ; this comes from the coding sequence GTGACCAGTGACGTCGGCGCCCCGAGGGGGACTTGGAACGGTGCCTCGGTGCGCTCCCGTGTTGCCGCGATGGCTCGGGAAGATCCCGAGCACCGCCGCTTCGGCGCCTCTCACCACCGGTACCGGCTTCACCCGCCCTTGGCGGAGGAGGCGATCCGCTCGTTCGAGCAGGTGCACCGCGTCACCCTTCCCGCCTCCTACCGAGGCTTCCTGGGCTCGGTCGCCGGCGGCGGAGCGGGACCGGACTACGGACTCCTGGGCCTGACAGAGGCAGTAGACGACGAAGAGGCACTGCACGACCTTCGGGCGGAGTGTTTGCGCGTGGGCTTCCTGGCCACCCCGTTCCCGCACACCACGGACTGGCCCGGACCGGGCCGGGGAGGCGACGCCGACTACTCGGTCGCCGGGACGCTGGTCCTCGGCGAGATCGGCTGCGGTACCTTCTCCCGCCTGGTCATCACAGGGACCAATGCGGGACAGGTGTGGCTCGACGACCGCCCCTGGGGCGGCC